From one Candidatus Methylomirabilota bacterium genomic stretch:
- the hscB gene encoding Fe-S protein assembly co-chaperone HscB, which produces METSGFEEMMSDYFEVFGLPRKLQVDLEALQRRFYELSRRHHPDFHQGADAEAQAQALKASALVNRAYRALRDPVARVQYLIALEEGREVREETTAKPKAPMDLLAEMLEVQEALEETKSGGLTEETTGRLRAERQRLEDRRRAEETALIAAATEWDAAVDAGQDRAPLLERFKQRLAARAYLGTVIDDLTQALGEDEGSHVAHRRH; this is translated from the coding sequence GTGGAGACTTCTGGATTCGAGGAGATGATGTCCGACTACTTCGAGGTGTTCGGGCTGCCGCGCAAGCTCCAGGTTGACCTGGAAGCCCTGCAGCGCCGGTTCTATGAGCTGTCGCGCCGGCACCACCCCGACTTCCACCAAGGGGCGGACGCTGAGGCCCAGGCGCAGGCGCTCAAGGCTTCGGCGCTCGTCAACCGTGCGTACCGCGCGCTCCGCGATCCGGTCGCGCGCGTCCAGTACCTGATCGCGCTCGAGGAGGGACGCGAGGTGCGGGAGGAGACGACGGCGAAGCCCAAGGCGCCGATGGATCTCCTCGCGGAGATGCTCGAGGTGCAGGAAGCGCTGGAGGAGACCAAGTCCGGCGGGTTGACGGAGGAGACGACCGGCCGCCTGCGCGCCGAGAGGCAGCGGCTCGAGGACCGTCGCCGGGCCGAAGAGACCGCGTTAATCGCGGCCGCGACAGAGTGGGACGCGGCCGTGGACGCAGGTCAGGACCGCGCGCCGCTGCTCGAGCGCTTCAAGCAGCGCCTGGCCGCCCGCGCCTACCTCGGCACCGTGATCGACGATCTCACCCAGGCGCTCGGAGAGGATGAAGGGAGCCATGTCGCGCATCGTCGGCATTGA
- a CDS encoding Rrf2 family transcriptional regulator — protein sequence MLRFTKRADYGLMAMHYIADHGDEGAVSAKRIAEEFHIPGELLAKILQRLAKHRLITSHNGPKGGYVLTRRPEAITVGQVVRALEGPIEIVSCMTDGDDCPQYSRCNLRRPVQKIQASISRLLDTMTLSELASDGFVPVAELVTTT from the coding sequence ATGTTGAGGTTCACAAAGCGGGCTGACTACGGGCTCATGGCGATGCACTACATCGCCGACCACGGAGATGAGGGCGCGGTGAGCGCCAAGCGCATCGCCGAGGAATTCCACATCCCGGGCGAGCTATTGGCCAAGATCCTTCAGCGCCTCGCCAAGCACCGGCTCATCACGAGCCACAACGGCCCCAAGGGCGGTTACGTGCTGACGCGCCGGCCCGAGGCCATCACGGTCGGGCAGGTGGTGCGGGCCCTCGAGGGCCCGATCGAGATCGTCAGCTGCATGACCGATGGCGACGACTGCCCGCAGTACTCGCGCTGCAACCTCCGCCGGCCGGTCCAGAAAATCCAGGCCAGCATCAGCCGTCTGCTCGACACCATGACGCTGTCCGAGCTTGCTTCAGACGGCTTCGTGCCCGTGGCCGAGCTGGTCACCACGACGTAG
- a CDS encoding IscS subfamily cysteine desulfurase has product MPPKLPIFMDSQSTTPMDPRVLEAMLPYFTEKFGHPASRNHPFGWEAEAGVDKGREQIAALLGARDPKEIIFTSGGTESINLALKGVAEMYREKGNHILTTAIEQRASLDVCKRLERQGFEVTYLPVGPEGLVDLGALRAALTDKTILISVMFANNEIGTIQPIAEIGKLAKERGIVFHTDATQAAGKVPVNVEAMGIDLLSATAHLMYGPKGVGCLYVRRKNPRVRLAPMMDGGGHERGMRSGTVPVPLVVGFGRAAEICREVMAEEGKRLGALRDRLQDLILSKVDEAYVNGPPQHRLPHNLNISFAYVEGESVLMGLNKESALSSGSACTSSTLEPSYVIAALGVDSELAHSSIRFGLHRFSTEEEVDYVGPRMVEVVHRLREMSPLYELAKEGVDLKTIQWKGE; this is encoded by the coding sequence ATGCCGCCCAAGCTCCCCATCTTCATGGACAGCCAGTCCACGACCCCGATGGATCCCCGGGTGCTCGAGGCCATGCTGCCCTACTTCACCGAGAAGTTCGGCCACCCGGCGAGCCGCAACCACCCGTTTGGATGGGAGGCCGAGGCCGGCGTGGACAAGGGGCGCGAGCAGATCGCCGCGCTCTTAGGCGCCCGCGACCCGAAAGAGATCATCTTCACCTCGGGCGGGACCGAGTCGATCAACTTGGCCCTCAAGGGCGTGGCGGAGATGTACCGCGAGAAGGGCAACCACATCCTGACCACGGCCATCGAGCAGCGCGCGAGCCTCGACGTCTGCAAGCGGCTCGAGCGCCAGGGCTTCGAGGTCACCTACCTGCCCGTGGGGCCTGAGGGGCTGGTGGACCTCGGCGCGCTGCGCGCGGCGCTGACTGACAAGACCATCCTGATCTCGGTCATGTTCGCCAACAACGAGATCGGGACGATCCAGCCCATTGCCGAGATCGGCAAGCTGGCCAAGGAGCGCGGCATCGTCTTCCACACCGACGCGACCCAGGCGGCGGGCAAGGTGCCGGTCAACGTCGAGGCCATGGGCATCGACCTGCTGTCGGCGACGGCCCACCTGATGTACGGGCCCAAGGGCGTGGGCTGCCTCTACGTCCGCCGCAAGAACCCGCGCGTGCGGCTCGCCCCCATGATGGATGGCGGCGGCCACGAGCGCGGCATGCGCTCCGGCACGGTGCCGGTGCCGCTGGTCGTCGGGTTCGGAAGGGCGGCCGAGATCTGTCGTGAGGTGATGGCGGAGGAGGGCAAGCGCCTCGGCGCCCTGCGCGACCGCCTGCAGGATTTGATCCTCTCCAAGGTGGACGAGGCCTACGTCAACGGCCCCCCGCAGCACCGGCTGCCGCACAACCTGAACATCTCCTTCGCCTACGTCGAGGGAGAGTCCGTGCTGATGGGGCTCAACAAGGAGTCGGCGCTGTCCTCGGGCTCCGCCTGCACCTCGTCGACTCTCGAGCCCTCGTACGTGATTGCGGCCCTGGGGGTGGATTCCGAGCTGGCCCATTCCTCGATCCGGTTCGGGCTGCACCGCTTCTCGACCGAGGAGGAAGTCGATTACGTCGGCCCCCGGATGGTGGAGGTCGTGCACCGGCTGCGGGAGATGTCGCCGTTGTACGAGCTCGCGAAGGAAGGCGTGGACCTCAAAACGATCCAGTGGAAGGGCGAGTAA
- a CDS encoding VWA domain-containing protein, whose protein sequence is MSFLSPLALLVGALSVPLLLLYFLKVRRHQAMVSSLLLWNPALRDREASTFFQRLQRDPLLILQLLALLALALALARPAVTVMGHGAKRIVVVLDTSASMKATDVSPSRFVRAQREAVAMVNGLGAGAEVMVIEAGVQPRVLAPFGHDREQTLAAIRNAHARDLPNRLGEAVRTARALVGQDARAEIHVFTDGAHPAALRGQADDVRVRWVGVGQRGRNVAITSLAVRRNYIGAFDSQAFVSFANFSDQAESFGFSLTIDGDVVAEKTLTLDPQVRRAVVLPFSHAGGGVLRARLTLSDDLSADDAAYAVIAPARTIRVLLVSPGNLFLEKELSTDPQVKLEVRKPDAYQGGMEGFDVVVLDSVSPPRIGSGRFVLVNTSPPDVPLEVLGRLESPVIMDWDRSHPIMRQVDFAKVAIEDALRVRPLAAGKTLVEAVGGPIVYLLEEPNRKAVFFGFDLFRSDLPLRVAFPVMMSRALRWLHPADLDQASLSLQTGQPILLPVEHGVTTATVRTPSGRSVRAQVTRGVISFTETDEVGVYTVATSRGETKIAVNLFNPDESELHPKPLPSFVEGARPDTAPVPILRELWQFVAALAVLLLALEGFLYWRRQTAGRLGVPHNVGDRWALGLRCVLVAFVLLALVRPTVPRWVDRLNVVFLLDVSDSVSLAARESAFRFAAQSAGGARPGDQAGVIVFGEEAVVAQPLRPGGKIDRPEVQVGGRGTNLAQALQLALATTPPGHANRFVLLSDGRQNVGNALAVAQAAKDAGADIWYVPAPLTFKQEVVVESMLLPREVKFGEPFQAKVVAWSQAETQGRLSMFRNGEFLGSQVIKLNAGKNVFAYRQSLEQSGIHVYQAALDVEGDIIEENNRAVGTVVVRGRPQVLLVEKDKSQAQALTAALRAQHIDVELVEAERIPKDAAGLQKYDGIILSNVSSLKMTKKQMEGIRDYVREQGGGLIMLGGEESFGLGGYYRTPIEEALPVTMEVKQKVEIPSLAVVLSIDRSGSMAMTTDDKATKLDIAKEASHLVVDLLDDRNEVGVMSWDTEFVWDSPIRPARDKQAIHHAIATIKAGGGTDGYPGLKEAYQVLYDRPALLKHVIFLSDGQMTRGDFAGLVRRMTKDKITVSTVAIGKDADVQLMVDIAKWGRGRFYYTDEGATVPRIFTLETQLASKASLVEQPFKASVASPGHEAIQEIDWKEAPPLGGYVATTLKGNAEMVLMTHQEDPLLATWRYGLGRSVAFTSDAKGKWAVLWLRWGGFNKFWSQVTRWTLRTGSRSDTVATVSRVDDTGEVVVDAIDSKGEFINFLDSQVGVVSPDKQRTVVELEQIGPGRYRGRFLASQEGVYLVGMAQRKGDQIVGSQLAGLVVPYAQEFRDLGVDETFLREISELTGGGPVGQPRDVFLQSRRKSRLTLDLWPWLLGAAAILLVPDIALRRIGPGAFGRVVTRLKTIRLGQGGRGRDTSRTT, encoded by the coding sequence ATGAGCTTCCTCTCGCCGCTCGCGCTGCTCGTCGGGGCACTGTCAGTCCCGCTCCTGCTCCTGTACTTCCTCAAGGTGCGGCGCCACCAGGCGATGGTGTCGAGCCTTCTCCTCTGGAACCCGGCGCTGCGCGATCGCGAGGCCTCGACCTTCTTCCAGCGGCTGCAGCGCGACCCGCTGCTGATCTTGCAATTGCTGGCGCTGCTCGCCCTGGCCCTGGCTCTTGCGCGCCCCGCGGTGACCGTGATGGGCCACGGCGCCAAGCGCATCGTCGTCGTCCTCGACACCTCGGCCTCGATGAAGGCGACGGATGTCTCGCCGTCGCGCTTCGTCCGGGCCCAGCGCGAGGCCGTCGCCATGGTCAACGGGCTGGGCGCGGGCGCCGAGGTCATGGTCATCGAGGCGGGTGTCCAGCCGCGCGTCCTGGCGCCCTTCGGCCACGACCGGGAGCAAACGCTGGCCGCGATCCGGAACGCGCACGCGCGGGATCTGCCCAACAGGCTCGGCGAGGCCGTCCGCACCGCGCGCGCCCTGGTCGGGCAGGACGCGCGGGCCGAGATCCACGTCTTCACCGACGGCGCCCATCCGGCCGCGCTCCGCGGCCAGGCCGACGACGTCCGCGTGCGGTGGGTCGGCGTGGGCCAGCGGGGGCGCAACGTCGCCATCACCAGCCTTGCGGTGCGCCGCAACTACATCGGCGCCTTCGACTCGCAGGCCTTCGTGTCGTTCGCCAACTTCTCGGACCAGGCTGAGAGCTTCGGGTTCTCGCTGACGATCGACGGCGACGTGGTGGCCGAGAAGACGCTGACGCTCGACCCGCAGGTGCGGCGCGCCGTCGTGCTGCCCTTCTCCCACGCGGGGGGCGGGGTGCTGCGCGCGCGGCTCACCCTCTCGGACGATCTTTCGGCTGACGATGCCGCCTACGCCGTCATCGCGCCGGCGCGCACGATCCGGGTGCTCCTGGTCAGCCCGGGCAACCTCTTTCTCGAGAAGGAGCTGTCAACCGACCCGCAGGTGAAGCTCGAGGTGCGCAAGCCCGACGCGTACCAGGGCGGCATGGAAGGTTTCGACGTCGTCGTGCTCGACAGCGTCAGCCCGCCGCGGATCGGCAGCGGGCGCTTCGTGCTCGTCAACACGTCGCCGCCCGACGTGCCGTTGGAAGTCCTGGGCCGGCTCGAGTCGCCGGTGATCATGGACTGGGACCGGAGCCACCCCATCATGCGCCAGGTGGACTTCGCCAAGGTCGCCATCGAGGACGCGCTGCGCGTGCGGCCGTTGGCGGCCGGCAAGACCCTGGTCGAAGCGGTGGGCGGGCCGATCGTCTATCTCCTCGAGGAGCCGAATCGCAAGGCCGTCTTCTTCGGCTTTGATCTCTTCCGCTCCGACCTGCCGCTGCGCGTCGCCTTCCCGGTCATGATGTCCAGGGCGCTCCGGTGGCTGCACCCGGCCGACCTCGACCAGGCCAGCCTCTCGCTCCAGACCGGCCAGCCGATCCTGCTCCCCGTCGAGCACGGCGTCACCACGGCCACGGTCAGGACGCCGTCGGGCCGGAGCGTGCGCGCCCAGGTGACCCGCGGCGTGATCAGCTTCACGGAGACGGACGAGGTCGGGGTCTACACGGTGGCGACCTCGCGCGGAGAGACCAAGATCGCCGTCAACCTCTTCAACCCCGACGAGTCGGAGCTCCATCCCAAGCCGTTGCCGAGCTTTGTGGAGGGCGCACGGCCCGACACGGCGCCCGTTCCCATCCTGCGCGAGCTCTGGCAGTTCGTCGCGGCGCTGGCGGTCCTCCTCCTGGCGCTCGAGGGCTTCCTTTACTGGCGCCGGCAGACAGCGGGCCGGCTCGGCGTGCCCCACAACGTCGGCGATCGATGGGCGCTGGGGCTGCGCTGCGTGCTGGTCGCTTTCGTGCTGCTGGCGTTGGTGAGACCGACCGTGCCGCGCTGGGTGGACCGTTTGAACGTCGTCTTTCTGCTGGACGTCTCGGACAGCGTGAGCCTGGCGGCCCGCGAGAGCGCGTTCCGCTTCGCGGCGCAGTCGGCGGGCGGCGCGCGGCCGGGAGACCAGGCGGGCGTCATCGTCTTCGGCGAGGAAGCGGTGGTCGCCCAGCCGCTCAGGCCGGGCGGCAAGATCGACCGGCCCGAGGTGCAGGTCGGTGGGCGCGGCACCAACTTGGCGCAGGCGCTCCAGCTGGCGCTCGCTACGACGCCGCCCGGTCACGCGAACCGCTTCGTGCTTCTCTCCGACGGCCGCCAGAACGTCGGCAACGCGCTCGCGGTGGCGCAGGCCGCCAAGGACGCGGGCGCCGACATCTGGTACGTGCCCGCCCCGCTGACCTTCAAGCAGGAGGTGGTGGTCGAGTCCATGCTGTTGCCCCGCGAGGTCAAGTTCGGCGAGCCGTTCCAGGCCAAGGTCGTCGCCTGGAGCCAGGCCGAGACCCAGGGGCGGCTGTCCATGTTCCGAAACGGCGAGTTCCTGGGCTCGCAGGTCATCAAGCTCAACGCCGGCAAGAACGTGTTCGCCTACCGCCAGTCGCTCGAGCAGAGCGGGATCCATGTCTATCAGGCCGCGCTCGATGTCGAGGGCGACATCATTGAAGAAAACAATCGCGCGGTCGGCACGGTGGTCGTGCGCGGCCGGCCACAGGTCTTGCTCGTCGAGAAGGACAAGAGCCAGGCCCAGGCCCTGACGGCCGCGCTCCGCGCCCAGCACATCGACGTGGAGCTGGTCGAGGCCGAGCGCATCCCCAAGGACGCCGCCGGTCTGCAGAAGTACGACGGGATCATCCTCTCCAACGTGTCCTCGCTCAAGATGACGAAGAAGCAGATGGAAGGCATCCGCGACTACGTCCGTGAACAAGGCGGCGGCCTCATCATGCTGGGTGGCGAGGAAAGCTTTGGGCTGGGCGGCTACTACCGCACGCCGATCGAAGAGGCGCTGCCGGTGACGATGGAGGTCAAGCAGAAGGTGGAGATCCCGAGCCTGGCCGTCGTGCTCTCGATCGACCGCTCGGGCTCCATGGCCATGACGACGGACGACAAGGCGACCAAGCTCGACATCGCGAAGGAGGCCTCGCACCTTGTCGTGGACCTGCTCGACGACCGTAACGAGGTCGGCGTCATGAGCTGGGACACCGAGTTCGTCTGGGACTCGCCGATCCGCCCGGCCCGCGACAAGCAGGCCATTCACCATGCCATCGCCACGATCAAGGCGGGGGGCGGCACCGACGGCTACCCGGGGCTCAAGGAGGCCTACCAGGTCCTGTACGACCGCCCGGCCCTGCTCAAACACGTCATCTTCCTCTCCGACGGGCAGATGACGCGCGGCGACTTCGCCGGCCTTGTGCGGCGCATGACCAAGGACAAGATCACCGTGTCCACGGTCGCCATCGGCAAGGACGCCGACGTCCAGTTGATGGTGGACATCGCCAAGTGGGGGCGCGGGCGCTTCTACTACACGGACGAGGGCGCGACGGTGCCGCGCATCTTCACCCTCGAGACCCAGCTCGCTTCCAAGGCCTCGCTGGTCGAGCAGCCCTTCAAGGCGTCCGTCGCTTCGCCGGGGCACGAGGCCATACAGGAGATCGACTGGAAAGAAGCGCCGCCTCTCGGCGGCTACGTCGCCACCACGCTCAAGGGCAATGCCGAGATGGTCCTCATGACCCACCAGGAGGACCCGCTGCTGGCCACGTGGCGCTACGGCCTGGGACGCTCCGTGGCCTTCACCTCGGACGCCAAGGGCAAGTGGGCCGTGCTCTGGCTGCGTTGGGGGGGCTTCAACAAGTTCTGGTCTCAGGTAACGCGGTGGACGCTCCGGACCGGCTCGCGCAGCGACACGGTGGCGACGGTCTCGCGCGTGGACGACACGGGCGAGGTGGTGGTGGACGCCATCGATAGCAAGGGCGAGTTCATCAATTTCCTCGACTCCCAGGTCGGCGTCGTGTCGCCCGACAAGCAGCGCACCGTGGTGGAGCTCGAGCAGATCGGCCCCGGCCGGTACCGCGGGCGTTTCCTGGCGTCCCAGGAGGGCGTCTACCTCGTCGGCATGGCGCAGCGCAAGGGCGACCAGATAGTCGGCTCGCAGCTGGCGGGGCTGGTGGTACCCTACGCCCAGGAGTTCCGGGACTTGGGCGTGGACGAGACATTCCTCAGGGAGATCTCGGAGCTGACGGGCGGTGGCCCGGTCGGCCAGCCGCGCGACGTCTTCCTGCAGAGCCGCCGGAAGTCCCGTCTCACGCTGGACCTGTGGCCGTGGCTACTTGGCGCCGCCGCGATCCTGCTGGTGCCCGACATTGCGCTCAGGCGTATCGGCCCTGGCGCCTTCGGGCGGGTGGTGACCCGTCTCAAGACCATACGGCTGGGACAAGGAGGGCGAGGCCGTGACACGAGCCGAACGACCTAG
- the iscU gene encoding Fe-S cluster assembly scaffold IscU: protein MAYSDKVVDHYNNPRNVGSFGKDTPGVGTGLVGAPECGDVMKLQIKVNIETGVIEDAKFKTFGCGSAIASSSLATEWLKGRTVDDAAKIKNTDIVNELKLPPVKIHCSVLAEDAIKAALQDYKEKWTAAETHAPGSAS from the coding sequence ATGGCCTACAGCGACAAGGTGGTGGATCACTACAACAACCCGCGCAACGTCGGGTCCTTCGGCAAGGACACGCCGGGCGTGGGCACGGGGCTCGTGGGCGCGCCGGAGTGCGGCGACGTCATGAAGCTCCAGATCAAGGTCAATATCGAGACCGGGGTGATCGAGGACGCCAAGTTCAAGACGTTCGGCTGCGGCAGCGCCATCGCCTCGTCGAGCCTGGCGACCGAATGGCTCAAGGGCCGGACGGTGGACGACGCGGCCAAGATCAAGAACACGGACATCGTCAACGAGCTCAAGCTGCCCCCGGTGAAGATTCACTGCTCGGTCCTGGCCGAGGACGCCATCAAGGCCGCGCTCCAGGACTACAAGGAAAAGTGGACGGCGGCGGAGACGCACGCCCCGGGCAGCGCATCCTAA
- a CDS encoding galactose-1-phosphate uridylyltransferase — protein MSDLRKDPTRGHWVLVRPAGEAPPASGDCPFCPGSESRTPPEIIAYRKDGSAPDGPGWSVRVVPEIDPYFRVERDVGREGVGLYDKVPPRGATELIIESPEHDLTPAGMDEARWEQVLWMYRDRLRDLKKDPAIRDILITRLYKKPGSRISHPYSRVVAVPVIFDDVRRQLIQCREYYEYKRRCVFCDVIRQEVSDGERVIRLTPHFVALVPYAARSPYEAWILPRQHACAFEQALTPDAVADLAALLRGHFRTLASLPDDPSFEMVLYTAPNQAAKLLPGEWSTIAEDYHWHLEITPSPDRLSRIGGIHVNDLPPEEAARRLREAWV, from the coding sequence ATGAGTGATCTCCGGAAAGACCCCACCCGGGGCCATTGGGTGCTGGTGCGGCCCGCGGGCGAGGCGCCCCCTGCCAGTGGCGACTGCCCATTCTGTCCCGGCAGCGAGTCCCGCACGCCGCCGGAGATTATCGCCTACCGCAAGGACGGCTCCGCGCCGGACGGGCCCGGGTGGAGCGTGCGCGTCGTACCTGAGATCGATCCCTACTTCCGCGTTGAGCGCGACGTTGGGCGCGAAGGCGTGGGTCTCTACGACAAGGTCCCTCCGCGCGGGGCAACCGAGCTCATCATCGAGAGCCCAGAGCACGATCTCACGCCGGCGGGAATGGACGAGGCGCGGTGGGAACAGGTCCTGTGGATGTACCGCGACCGGCTGCGCGACCTTAAGAAGGACCCGGCCATCCGCGACATTCTGATCACGCGGCTCTACAAGAAGCCCGGCTCCCGCATCAGCCACCCGTACTCCCGTGTAGTCGCCGTCCCTGTCATCTTCGACGACGTGCGTCGCCAGCTCATCCAGTGCCGCGAGTACTACGAGTACAAGCGACGCTGTGTCTTCTGCGACGTTATCCGCCAGGAGGTGTCCGACGGGGAGCGCGTCATCCGCCTGACGCCCCATTTCGTCGCGCTCGTGCCCTATGCGGCCCGCTCGCCCTACGAGGCCTGGATCCTGCCGCGACAGCACGCCTGCGCCTTCGAGCAGGCGCTCACACCCGACGCCGTGGCGGATCTGGCGGCCTTGCTGCGTGGCCACTTCAGGACGCTGGCCTCGCTCCCGGATGATCCCTCCTTCGAGATGGTGCTCTATACCGCCCCCAACCAGGCGGCCAAGCTCCTGCCGGGCGAGTGGTCCACCATTGCGGAGGACTACCACTGGCATCTCGAGATCACACCCTCGCCGGATCGCCTCAGCCGAATCGGCGGGATCCACGTCAATGACCTGCCCCCAGAGGAGGCCGCGCGACGGCTGAGAGAGGCCTGGGTCTGA
- a CDS encoding tetratricopeptide repeat protein: MTRAERPSAIIRIACIVLLTAALPSAALAQTAGPGTATKVRSVLILPYATTDLARDEQWLGEAAAQAVMNAFRQVPGIIQVDRARLKTLPQPESWNEPSAVAAARTVRADVAILGEVRRSGGDLVFLGRWVEFHGERVDRGQLDAIPVPEGGLPERLRSLPTAYAKAIKISATEPEAARMQKWAVGTVSPKAWEAYVRGRIAAERGTADGNEAAVDSLSRAIEADAQFVLAQYARATVHQTLGNRWKASADFRASAQMDPTFPESYKGLGDLYLTAPRRLFDEAVGAYEKAIDLRPFYAEAYVGLGDAKAAKGDVDGAIGAYQKALVHNPLSGKVFASLGKIYYSEKELYYESVQAYKKAVDLDPINTEARMGLAEVYEDKGLYQEAIGEYRKVVELDAKNSGALYNLALVYERVDAKESIALWERYIELAGPQPTEKDWVDVAKLHLRKLKSQFDKGK; the protein is encoded by the coding sequence GTGACACGAGCCGAACGACCTAGCGCGATCATCCGTATCGCCTGCATCGTGCTGCTCACGGCCGCGCTCCCGTCCGCCGCGTTGGCCCAGACTGCCGGGCCTGGCACGGCGACGAAGGTCAGGAGCGTGCTCATCCTGCCCTACGCCACGACGGACCTTGCCCGCGACGAGCAGTGGCTGGGTGAGGCCGCGGCGCAGGCGGTCATGAACGCCTTCCGCCAGGTGCCGGGGATCATTCAGGTGGACCGTGCGCGGCTGAAGACCTTGCCCCAGCCCGAGTCGTGGAACGAGCCCTCCGCGGTGGCGGCGGCCCGCACCGTGCGCGCCGATGTCGCGATCCTCGGGGAAGTGCGCCGCTCGGGCGGCGACCTCGTCTTCCTGGGCCGCTGGGTCGAGTTCCACGGCGAGCGCGTGGACCGTGGCCAGCTGGACGCCATCCCCGTCCCCGAGGGCGGACTGCCCGAGCGGCTGCGGAGCCTGCCGACCGCCTATGCGAAGGCGATCAAGATCTCCGCGACGGAGCCCGAGGCGGCGCGCATGCAGAAGTGGGCGGTAGGGACGGTCTCGCCCAAGGCCTGGGAGGCCTACGTACGCGGGCGCATCGCCGCCGAGCGAGGCACCGCGGACGGCAACGAGGCCGCCGTCGACTCCCTGAGCCGCGCCATCGAAGCGGACGCCCAGTTCGTCCTCGCCCAGTACGCGCGCGCCACGGTGCACCAGACGCTCGGCAACCGCTGGAAGGCGTCGGCGGACTTCCGCGCGTCCGCCCAAATGGACCCGACCTTCCCCGAGTCCTACAAGGGGCTGGGCGATCTCTACCTCACGGCGCCGCGGCGGCTCTTCGACGAAGCTGTCGGGGCCTACGAGAAGGCCATCGACCTGCGCCCGTTCTACGCCGAGGCCTATGTCGGGCTCGGCGACGCCAAGGCGGCCAAGGGCGACGTGGACGGCGCCATCGGCGCCTATCAGAAGGCGCTGGTTCACAACCCGCTCTCCGGCAAGGTCTTCGCGAGCCTCGGCAAGATCTACTATTCGGAGAAAGAGCTCTACTACGAGTCGGTGCAGGCCTACAAGAAGGCCGTGGACCTTGACCCCATCAACACCGAGGCGCGGATGGGGCTGGCCGAGGTCTACGAGGACAAGGGCCTCTACCAGGAGGCCATCGGCGAGTACCGGAAGGTCGTAGAGCTCGACGCCAAAAACAGCGGGGCGCTCTACAACCTGGCGCTGGTCTACGAGCGCGTGGATGCGAAGGAGTCGATCGCCCTGTGGGAGCGTTACATCGAGCTGGCGGGTCCGCAGCCCACGGAGAAGGACTGGGTGGACGTCGCCAAGCTCCACCTGCGCAAGCTCAAGAGTCAGTTCGACAAGGGAAAGTAG
- a CDS encoding iron-sulfur cluster assembly accessory protein — protein sequence MALALTETASTHVKKLLEEQNLHGVFLRLGVKGGGCSGLSYSLEFDSELGPHDKKFDVDGVQMVCDAKSYLYLNGVTLDYVTEGLQGGFTFINPQAKSSCGCGTSFTA from the coding sequence ATGGCACTGGCACTGACGGAGACGGCGAGCACGCACGTCAAGAAGCTCCTGGAGGAGCAGAACCTCCACGGCGTGTTCCTGCGCCTGGGCGTCAAGGGCGGGGGCTGCTCGGGGCTGTCATATTCGCTCGAGTTCGACTCCGAGCTCGGCCCGCACGACAAGAAGTTCGACGTCGACGGCGTCCAGATGGTCTGCGACGCGAAGAGCTACCTCTACCTGAACGGCGTCACGCTCGACTACGTCACTGAGGGGCTGCAGGGGGGCTTCACGTTCATCAACCCCCAGGCCAAGTCGAGCTGCGGCTGCGGGACGTCTTTTACGGCATAG